The DNA region AATCATTGCATACATCGTTATCATATTCGCGATAATTATTGGAATATCTGTGTTACGTGTTTTAGCCACCAATGGCTATTGATATCCCAAGATGTATTCATGGTGTCTTGTAGTAAAAACTGATTCGATGGATATACGAAAGAGTAATAAAAGGGGTTTCGACATGATAGAAAAGAAGATAGTAGTTATTCTATTATGCGCTATTCTAAGCGCATACGCTGTTGGCTGCAATGCAATAAATGGGAGCAAGCCAGCGCGAAAAAGCGCCGCAAGTTACGATGGCTGGGTGACTGTCTCTTTGCCTGGCGTCTGTACCTTTCAATATCCTCCAACAATGGAGCTTGAGAACGAAGCGCACAGGGAGTTCAAAGAGACGCTCGCCAAAGAGATTTTAAACGTCACCAGTGATCTCAGCCGGGTTGTGGTGCACCAACAGGGGCTCAACGATTACGAAGGGAAAGCGTTTGACAGATATGCCAGGATTCTAGTAAACACGGAGCAAGTTAATGCAGGGGACTTTCCCTGTTTGGATGACAAGCTGGTGTTTTCAAAAGCCGAATTGGAAGAATTGAAAACATATTTTGAAGAAGGGATGGCACAACAAGGACCAACAATCCAGGTGCTTGAAATGTACCCCTGCGAGGTCGTAAACATCAATGGGACAGATGCTCTGAAAGTATCATATTTAAGAACAGGCCCGTATCAAAAACCAGTTTTTGTGACCCTATACATCTTCTACGATTACGATCGCAGTTATACTATCACAACCTCGTACAGGGTATCAGAAGCCGATATCTGGAAATCTGACCTGGATAAAGTAATTTACACCGTCGAATTTGCTGAATAACCCCCAAAACTGTCGGACAAAAACTCGGTTAGGGCAAGAAATCATTAGATCTGAGAGTCAGGCTCAAACAGCGATGATCTGAGCAGTTTTTCAGTCCTTTGGAGGATTCTCCTCCATCCACTTTGAGGCCTTTGCCTGGATCTCCTCTCGCTTTTCTTTACCAAGTGTTTCGCTGATTCTATCTCTATTGTTTAATCCATCTTCGTTGCCCCCAGCAGCGGCCAAAAGATACCAATAATACGCCTCAGTATTACTTTTTTCCACGCCCTGCCCGTTTTCATAGCAGATTCCAAGGTTGTTTTGAGCGTAAGAATATCCCTGTTCCGCAGCAAGGCGATAATACTTTATTGCCTCACCTTGGTTCTGTACCAAGCCTTTGCCTTCTTCATATAGAATTGCTATTGCATTCTGAGCATAGGCATCACCTTGATCTGCTGCCTTTTGATACCACTTGGCTGCTTCTTTGATGTCTTTTTCTACTCCTTCGCCGTTTTCATAACACCAGCCTAAATTAACCTGGGAACTTGCAAAATTTTGGCTGGCAGCTTTTCTGAACCAAATCAGCGCTTCTCCCATATCTTTCTTTACTCCAAGGGCATCACGATAACTGACACCCAGATTGTGCTGTGCAACAGCATTACCTCTTTCTGCAGCTTGGCGCGTCAATTCCAAGGCTTTTGAGTAGTCTTTTTTTACTCCACGGCCTTCATAATACATATAGCCTAAATTTCTCAGTGCATCAGCGTTTCCTTGTTCAACTGCTAAACTTAACCACTTGAAGGCTTCACTATCGTTCTGAGGAGTACCATCCCCGAAATAATAGAGTTTTCCAAGCTGATACTGACCTGCCGCGTGACCAGATTCAGCCGCTTTTGTGAACAATTTCAGAGCTCGCGCATAATCCTTCTTCTCGAGACTATCGTCAATACACTTCATGCCTTGCTGATAGTATTCCTCGCCTTTGGCCTTCTTGTTTTCCATCAAATCACATCCGATGAAAGAAAGAGCAACGCACAGCAAAACAAGAATCAAACTTAACTTTTTCATGTTTCCTCCCATAAACTCATCGTAAATATATGTATCTTCAACTCAGTTTATTTGTCAAGCGGATTCTGCCAACGCGGATTTGTAAGGTTTAAAGCTATGTGACAACGAAATCTGCAAATTGTGCAGCGAAAACTGCAAAACGGTCGCATCGTAGGACATCCTTACTCATCCTTACCTGGACGCTTTTAGGTGGTTTCTGACAGGATTTCTGAATATCGAACGATGCATAGCATTGGTTTGATGATAGTAATCCCATTCTAGTTGATGCTGCGCTCAATACCCGGATAAATCGTGCTCGACACACTCACGTCTCTCTGATTCTATAAATTGAACACTTACGCGAGCAGCGTGTCTGAGTTTAAATCCAAAATCGGATTTAGCCTCTTGTACGCTAGTCATGTGATTCATTTAATATTTTTTTGCCTGCGATGAAAGAATCGTGAAATGTGTTACTAGCTTGCTTACTAATTGTATCATAAGAGATCGTATAGAAAAGGCAATTGGTTTTTCTTCGTTTTATGTACTTGAGAAACATACTTGCTGCCTTAGTTTTAAACCAAGATCTAGACTCAGATGGATATAGCTTGGAATTTGTCCACTGAAAAGCACCTACTAGATCTGCCATTTGTACTCCAATAGAGTACTCATCTTTGCAGAAAACAGGCTCTAAGATGTTTCCAAAATTCTTAATACAGTCTATTGTCCCATATCCAGTTACAACAGCACCCATCAAATTGTTATGCGATCCTGAATACATCTGATACATATTTGAGTACGATTTATTGAGCCCCAAATCAATAATCGGAATAATGAAGTTTTTTTCTGCATAGGAGTTTAAGTAACATAGGTGATTAAACCACACATCGCCCAGATAACCCTCTTTCCCCTTTGGTATTACATTTGAAAAACTATGAGTTGAATGTACTCCGTGTATGAAAACAATTTCTGCATATGAATAAATTTTCTTGAGGAGGTAATCCCATACCTTGAATTTCTCATGGTCGTTCAACTCAGGGCAGAAATCACTTGAGTGATAACCTGGTAAATAGCGCATTGGCCGTTGCCCCGTTCTTTCTTCATGCTTTTTTGCATAATTAGATAGAACCTCATTTCTAAGTCTAATGTATTGGGATGGTGTGATCAGAAATCCAGATATCTGAGAGTAACTTTTATCAGCGTTGAACGCTTCATCCGTGAACACCAGCAGTGATTTCAAGGATTATTTCCTGACCAATCATAATGTATCTGCATTGCTAATGACCTAAATCACAACAATCTTGATGATATCATTTCTTAACAGTGGATGAGTCATATGATTGGTGATCTCTCAGGTAGATATCTATCATTTCCTGGTTACTTATGTATAAACTATGATCGTTGTCTTTGATTGACATCAGTCTGTTGTTAATTAGTTTAACGTCGTAATGCTTGCTGAGATCTTCTATACTGAATCTAAATTCTTGTTCTTCACCATTAATAAACCTTCTGCTTTTCATACGGGATACAAGCATAATCAGCTTGTCCTTATCTTTGTAGATATCCTCAATAAATGCCTTCCAGCTTCTTGAATCGTCCCAATCAACCCAGCAATTATAGATAAAGGGAAAATCTCTCAAACCGAAAAGTATGGAAGCATGTCTTGTAATCAATGAGATTGCTTCCTTTTTAACTTCTTGTATTTCATCAGGTGTGACGAGAGGAACTACATATGGATCCTTTTTTCTATCATCGAGAAG from Candidatus Cloacimonadota bacterium includes:
- a CDS encoding sel1 repeat family protein, which encodes MKKLSLILVLLCVALSFIGCDLMENKKAKGEEYYQQGMKCIDDSLEKKDYARALKLFTKAAESGHAAGQYQLGKLYYFGDGTPQNDSEAFKWLSLAVEQGNADALRNLGYMYYEGRGVKKDYSKALELTRQAAERGNAVAQHNLGVSYRDALGVKKDMGEALIWFRKAASQNFASSQVNLGWCYENGEGVEKDIKEAAKWYQKAADQGDAYAQNAIAILYEEGKGLVQNQGEAIKYYRLAAEQGYSYAQNNLGICYENGQGVEKSNTEAYYWYLLAAAGGNEDGLNNRDRISETLGKEKREEIQAKASKWMEENPPKD